AAATACGGCGTGAAGCCTGATGCAGAAACACTAGATATAGTCAATACTGCAGCTGCTCAGAAAGAGGTGACTGGATTGACACTGAGCTATTTTATTCTGCTATATTCAGTATTAAGctgtatttaatatattaacataaattTTGTGCTCGAGAGCAGTTTTTAGTATTGATGAAAATCTACTGGGGAGATGCTAGGGAGAAGTTATGCGAAGCTGTGGATGATATCCCATTGAGCTGCCTTGTCATTGGAAACAGGGGACTTGGCAAGATCAAAAGGTTTGATTTTTTCAATTATACTCATGTAGTCATGTGTagtattattttgttatttggaaaGTTTGCATTTGTGTATATTTTGCTAGCAAGTGAATTTAAGAACCTCATTTCACCTAACTTCTCTTCTAATGCTGAGataaaactttgtaaaaacTATACTTCCTATGTAGTAAATGTTCAGAATGTGGTGTCTACTATATAGAATGCTTTGTTCCCTTTCCTGCCTTCTAAGGCTTGAATTTATTGAATTTCTTTCCAACTTGGTCTTGTTGTTGATTGGATGTTTTTGTAGGACATCGGCTACATAATATAAACTGCTAATTCAATGTGTTGGTTATTTCAAATATCTAATAACCTTATGTTATGGTTGTTTGTAAGGACTATACTCCCTTTATATAGAATTTGTACTTATTTTATCACTACACAAATTTTTAAGAATGTGTCTGGGAACTTGAAATTCATTTCGGATGATGGAattcaaatgacatgatttgagttgtcatttcaaattctcaagtttatactagtatttgattttttttaaatccaaattgttttgtttatccaaacatgtcatttgattAAATCcaacattttaaataatattcaagttCCCAAACAAGCCATTGCAATTTCATGCACCAGTGCtgatctttttttctttttttttttcattttgccGAATATGTCAATCGCACCCTTATCGTATTATATTTCTGTGTAAGTGAATTACACAATATATTGTGATTAGTTTATGAGAATGTTGTATTGATCAGATGTGATAAACCCCTCCCTTGAAAGCTCATTTTTGGCGTGAGATCTGATGCCTACAATTACTATAAAACCCAAAGTGTTATGATCGTATTGTTTATATTCTGACACAAACATTAATTAAGAGTAAATAGGCCAACAGTTTGAGGATCGTAATCCCATGTAGTAAGAAACATGGGCTTTCAGAACTAATGGTGGTGTTTGATGCTCTACTTATACAAGCTCACAAGATAACTAATTTACATGGTCCACCaagtcatgtttccaaactttaACAATTTCGGGAGTTGGCtgaattcaatttttatatttatttaccaaacagttatgtAGTTCATATATTGATAATATGATTCTTGCTTGATTTGCAGGGCTATCATGGGCAGCGTTAGCAATCATGTGGTAAATAATGCACATTGTCCTGTTACTGTTGTGAAAGACCATCACGAGTGATGACAGTCAACATTATACATCGGCAAATTGAGTTCTTAGATGCACTCCATGACGTGGATGTTGGAATAAATATAAACCTGCCTTTAGTAGCTTTATACTGAAGTTGTTGCAGGGCTCTTGTATATTTTGATAGATTTCGTTGGTTTCTTGCAGATGTTTTATCCAGAGAGTTATTGTGTATGTATTTCCACAATCTTGAGCTGATAAAAGCAACTACTTGCAAATAAACATGTATGCTGCAGCTTGGTTGGTTTCTTGTTGGAAGCACTGTAACAATATATACTCTATACTCAATTCCATGTCaactttcaaaagtaaaatttgtttcaaattttttgtccacttcaacttctaatgttaaatatttaaattttcaagatCAAATATACTGGGTCACGCTCAACAGAGAATCAGTTCTCAGAATAGAACCATACAACCACTTAAGGTTCAACTGCACAACCCTAACTTTTAAATAGATTCTTAGGatctaaattaaaatacatgtttttttcatgttttttcatcgttatatattcaaaaataattttaaaatataatacatagatattaacattttttgcatgtgaaattCTGTTAcggaaccctaactaatactagggATAAAGGTAAGGGTTGTATGATAATTATCTTATTTTCCTATCTTAAATAGAATTCTTccataattaatatttctatcaaaatataattataaattagatattatCTCGAATTAGgaatttttatcttattttagaATTCGGAAGGAAGAAGGGAAAAGTATACCAACAGTCACACCCTTCTACGTATATTTGTACACAAACCCTATACATCGTTCTTAGAGTAAAAGCATGATGTTCAAAATTGGGCCACCAACAACAACTTCAGGGACTGTGTGCAGTGGCGGATCTGACTATGAAGttaaggggggtcaatttttttgtaaaaaaaattaaaagggatcacaaaaaaattaaggggggtcaatttcaattttacaacctaaaaatatgtataatattaacaaacaaaaaaattaaggggggtAAGTTGCCCCCTCTTGCCCCTTCTAAGATCCGCCTCTGACTGTGTGGGATGATCATGGCAAATCAGAAATAGTACAAATCTACATTGGCAGTCATGAAAATCGTTTCAAATTTATCCAGTTTCTGTACGTTGAAAACCGAAATACTCTCGTACCTTCTGCAATACTTGGTCTGTTATGTGAAGGAGGCTGTACTTGCTTCCACACTGTGAGCATCTTACTATTccttttttcttatatttaccATGCAAAAATTTTGAATCGCACGTGCTTGTTATTTTGTCGATGATTTTACGTCTGAGTATTATTCTAAAAATcagtgattaattttgattaattcaTGTTTCGTACTTCATCAAActgattaaatttttgattattttaattatctgattctttcaagaaaaaaaaatctttattcCGTGTTTCTGCAGTGTTTCTGCTGATTAAGGCTGATTCCcgcttaatatatatttttatgttgccATGCATTAATACGTGAAAGTTGCAGGTGACGCTTGATTAtccatcagagtttatcaatgGAATAAGTGGTTCTTATGAGGATTGCTGTGGATCAAAGTACTTGAGGTCGATTTGTTTTCATACCAAtaaaacaaagtatggaccatTTGTTgctacccctgcaaataagggCTTACAGTCGATTGAGTTCAGCTATCAATTAGGCAGCAAGGTTTTCGGATTTTTTGGCACTTACCATTATTATGGCGTTGAAAGTATTGGGATTTATAGCAAGGCTATGGAGAAGCTAGGTGATCTTGTTAAGAAATAAGCTAAGTTTTAGGCATTCAATGGCCCAGTTTGGAAGTTAAAGGTTTGGAGAAAAATTAGAAGTTTGACCACTAAAATAAgttaatattagtgtttggtagttagcggattgaaatagaagtttggatccaaaaagctaattttgaaaaagctactttgaggagttttttggattAGCGGTTTTGATTTGTGTCaaaaaaagctaatcaatcagctatttaccaaacaattttacgataaacagctaattcaatccgctagtcaaaacatctaattcaatcagctagtcaaaacagctaattcGATTAGCTAAcagctaattcccaaacaggacCAGTATCTATTTGTTCTGTCTATGTAGGCCATTGGTGTGACACATATTACTATTGCTTGAacttaatttcttttatattctATCCGGCATATTTTAAAATCGGGTTCATTTGTTTTTGGTTGGTCCAGGCCAGGTTTGATATTGTTGTGAGTGCAAGTTGCGTTCAATGGGATTTTTGTACTAAAAGAAATTGAAACTGCTAATGAGATTGAATGGTTTCTGAAGTTTGACATTGTTTCAGCTTTataaattgtttaatttttttacaatattgTAATATACTAACTAAAAAGAACAACTAGAAAGCTACTAAATTTAACAGGAGAATAAGAAGCTGAGCACAGAAAATAAGCAGCTCGGGGTGATCTTTCTTCATTACCGAGTGTGGCTATTTATAGCCAATGTGAATTTGCAAGCCAAGAACATTTAATGCATACACAAATTCTACTCCTATAAATCATAGCCCTACTATTTGATTCATTGACCACATGCATGGCAATCACTATATATAACAcaataaacattataaatatgtttttgGAAGACACAAGCCTTTCTTTCTAGCTGAATATATAAACCAGCCAAATATTATTTGTTTGGTTTGAGATGAGCAATATAAATTTCTTCATTGAAACCATTATCAGCTAGATCTTGCATTGTAAAACAACCACCAGCTCGAAGGCTAGACACGAGACATATTTTAATGCTTTTCAAACAAAACATGTTATTAACATGATAAGCTAAGCTCTCAATTACCTAGAAAATGCTTTACCTGGCAAACAAACTGTGCCCAATTACCCATTACTAttccaaaatatatttagtGTCACTAAAACACAATTTCTAGGATATGCTTCAAATCCTTATAAAAGTCTGATAATGCTCAAGCAGCTTTCTGCACCTTGAGGCCGAAAAGATTCTCGAACAATTTTGGAGCCATTGGTGGAAGGTTCATAGGCCGAGGAGCCATAAAATTGACAATCTTTTCATGAACATGGTATCTGCAGACCGTTAAAACAATATAGTGACATGATTACACAATTTAAAAGGGATCAAATTTATAACACAGGTAAAGCTAAATAAAGTACTTTTAGTAATTTTATACACAGACGTTACATGGTATATGCTAATTACTAACCTAATTTTGCGACTTTTTGAAGCACGCTGATCAACAACCTTTCGCTTCTTAGTTTGCATCCTCTTCAAAGCATAAAATGCAGCCTCTATGGCAAGATGAACAAACATATGAGTTTCGCATTCTGTGAGCAGTTCAAAGTTCAGACAATGTCTGCAAATAACTTATGATAGATTTTTATATGATGCTGCTGTGTATTCATCATTTTCTTCTAGGAAATACGagtattattttgtttaaaaaaatattaaattttatggcACATTATATTAAGTAGAAGGCTTACCAGATGAGGTTGGATCAATTGTCTCAAAGAATTCTTTCAGCAACTGCTGATAAAATTCAGAGTCGTCAAGAAGCTCTGGATCACCATTTACCTCCTGTGTATGTTGAATTCTTGTAAatcaatgtaatttttatttaacttagctgtgaaaatattaaagataGCCTATATTATATGTAAGAAACATGTATTCTGATATCTGATAATAATCAATCTATTAACAACCATGCTTTTTACAGAGTCAAGCATCCATGATCCACCTATTTGATTAAAAGCACACATCAATTCTAAAAGAGTAGAAAAGGAACATATGTAACTATTGTGAATAAGGATATGTGAGCCACAAAACTGGGTTTGATCTAACTAGGTCAACATAACCTGTGGCAGCCTATTGTGGCCTTATGGCAGGCGGCAACAAACACCTTAGTGCATTAATCTAAGGTTAGTCAGACACTTGGTGATTTTGAAGACCACTACACCATATAGCAATAGCGGTGTCCCGTCCGGCAACAATATATCCATTTTGACAACATATACACAAAAGCATAACATTAATAACACAAAAAAATCTGACAAATGATCTTTGAgagcttaaaaaaaattaaaaattagaagatcaatTTGTCATATTATAGTGATCTTCTAATCACACCTTCAGATTAAAATAAGAAGAGCACAACTTCTTGGAGCTCTGACTCAACTGCAATCAAGTACACTTTAACACAAAAGGAACtacaaaaattattacaaaACTTATATGCCCATCTTAGTTATATCTACACCAAGTTTAAAGTACCTTCTTCAAGGTTATACTTAAAAAAGCATAGACATTAGACAGATATGGTATCTCAGCCCCATATATCATCCTTTTTAACCAAAAGCACGTCATTAACCGGTTATGGTTGAAGACAAATAGTTCATACCCAAGTTAATCACAGATATGATGACATTGGTAATTTGCTAGACTAAATGACTAATCCAACTTCTTTGTACCATAATTAGAAATAAATTTCATGCATCTAATTAAAAGATCCAGGACAACAATAAAGGTCATCATTTACCTAGTGCATTTACCATAGACCATGTACATATAATACAAGCAACATTATCATAAGTAAAACAAGTCACCATGTAGTGTTTTTAAAGTGTTCCCTAAAATTCCAATTGCCTCTATTATTGGCATAGGCATATTTCAATAAGTACTATTGTAAGAGACATTATCACTTATTCACTTTATTATTGAACTACTAAaactttcttaattttttagaagtaaatactttatttgaaattgaatcagctaaatattcataaaaagagGAAGTAAATGAATACAAGATTTCAATAACAGAAAGACATCCTACCTCTTCCTTGGTAATATTAGAGGTTTCTGGATCCTGTAAACAATCAATAACAAGTCAGTACAATGGTATACATCAGCTCTATGATAAGTATTATAGTACAAATTTATCCAAGAACAGTGTTGACAAGAAGTCAACAAATTAGTAAACCATATAAAGCTTACAGTTCCAAATATAGCGATAGCTGATCTCCTCTGCTGCATTCCGTTGACCATCCTACTAGGATCCCTCATATAAGCAGAAACTTGATCACTAATACTCTAGAGATGATTAAAAAACGAAATTAGAGAAGCTTTGCTGTTAAGAGTGGCAAACAGATAAAGTTAAGGCTGTTTGACGAACCTGATTAAAGGCTTGCAATTTTCCTTTAATTGCAGCAGCGCCAGTGGTCACCTGAGTTCTCCTCTGCCATTTATCTACTGCTTTATTCCTAAAAGAGACTATTCTGAAAGGTAGAGTATTAACTATATCAGTTTACAAAATCTGACATGCCTCGTTTTACAATACTGGCTAAGATGTGAGACATGACAAGCAAAAGAATCTTCAAATCATAACTTGATacatgaaatttaaaatttaaaataccaaTATGTTGATGTGAACTTGATATATAAAGCAGGATATGTtgaggccgtttgggttagcttaaaagaagtaacttcttgcttatagtaaagaagtggagtagaaatcagaagtaaataagttaataaaatgtttggaaaagaagcagaagttgtgagagagaagtcagcttcttaaaagtgcttctacttttttacacaaacgggtcaagagaagcagaattCAGAAGCGGCTTCTCCTTCTCTCAACCAAACAGGCCCATTATCTATGTTACTCTCTTAGACATTTCATAGATCAACTGTGGTTTAAACGAGGTCTTGTTGAGAAAGGTGAGGCATTTGAGTGCAATAAAtgaccactttgatataaaCCCCGATATAAATATACCTTGACTGCATTTCAGATATCTTTGACCACTCTTGATCTTCTTCCACCATCAAATTTTCAGAAGCTTTCAATTGCTTGGTATTTTTTCCAGAAGTACCTGAAGTGAGTTGGGAAGAAGCTGATAAATACACTGATAAGCATATAAAGGAGATGTCAAACAAGGTTTTCATAACATAGCAATGATTACTGAGTAGTCCAACCACAAGCATTATTTACTATAGGCACCAACAGATGATTAAATAtgactttctgtcaaattttaGTTCTAGCCATAATTTGCATAAGTAGATTATTAAATATCAGGACATCAGCCCTTAAAAACCTTTGGTGGGAAACAAATAGCCAGGAGAGAGGGATTTAAGTAGTACATAGGTATTTACAACTCTCAAGTATAGCGCTACAATACATTGAAAACTTTTTTAACTTCTCCAATGTATCATCACTTGAGAATAATAATCAAGAATAAGTGATATAGAAAAGTCATCAAATTCCGTCATTGGTTTCAACATAACTTGGACTCTTGGAGGATATCAAGCCtgtattacaaaataaaaatatataaataaatagatagACCATGTAACATACCATCAGCACCCTGAGTAATTGTTGGATTCTTCTCAAGTAGGGCCTGTTGAAGAAAAAATCAGATGAGCGTATCAGGCATTTTATAATTGTAAAACTTTCTGTGCACAACGAAACGTTTCTGTATTCAATAACCTCAAAAGGCAAAAACATATCTCCATAACATGGTACAAAAACAGACCTCCTGCAGTTTCTGTATAGAATCCAAGGTCTTCTTTGATGTCGTTATAAGGTCTGAATATGCTTCACTGGTTTCACTAGAGGAATCACAAAGTGAGGATCTTATAGGATCCTGCACCAAATACCACCCAAGTTCAAATTCAGCATTTagcaatacacacacacaacatatatatactccctccatcccatgtGGTTGCACTACTTTTAGTATTGCAGTGCATTTTAAGATATGCTGAACATACTTCTAACTATCGATGGCCATTGCTATTGTATTTTTGTTCACAGTTAACTAAAGGTCGATAGTAGGCAATTCGAAAAGAAGAAATATCGAGTATCTTAATAGGATTAGCTTGCAAATATCATACGATTTTGGTCTACGCTTCTATCACATCTTCAAGGCCATCTCAGAAACTAACAAAAACTCGGCAGGTAACAGGGTGAAGTGTCATTATGCGTGTTATACACATCTTCATACAAAAATAGATGCCACAAGTATAAAGACATGTAAGCCAAATTTCACCTGTGGAAGTCTATTTGAATTCGAGAATGCTTTTTGCAGCAGAAATCTCAACTCAAGAGTCTTATCCCATAAAGCcttcacacaaaaaaaaaaaaaaaaaaccaaaaccatCATATTAACCACTAACAAGAGTATGCATAAAAGTAGTATATTTAAACAAACCTAAACATAAGTTAGAGAGACCAAATGCAGTTCTAGGATGCACCCAGAGAAGAATAATAAGcaaacaataaaattacaaCTGTTTCACCTTTTACGAAATTTGTATATCCAACTCAGACAGTGGAGTTAAgttaaattataatctaataggtAAACTTCAGGTGAAGCAAGTGCTTGCTATTGTTTAATTAATGcacaaatttcattttttttctttgggCTTCGTATGCAAAATCATGCGTCTCATATCACGAATTTTTATAAAGCAGTACCCTGATGCTAAGAATCACCAGCTAGTTAGCTGCTATGTTACTCAGACTCTTCATTTTACCTCGAAGTACCCATGTCAGACACTTGACACTTGGACATGGACACTTGGACTAGGACACTTGTattaggccaaaaacatgtaaatatttcaaaatattaccAAGTCCGACACAGGGACATGTATCCATGTCGGACACTTCTAGCCAAGTCCGTGTAACATAGGTTAGCTGATTAAATTGCACTTCATGTTTTGGCAAGCAATCAGAACTCAAACTATACTCCATCAccaggtcctgggttcgaccctggctcaccccgagagtttcgtagaacagatactcaattGGAAggttataagccatatttgtcaaaaaaaagatCATGAAGAATATGTGTGAATAATCATGAGGATGTATATTACCAGAAGAAAAAAGAATCAGAACAGTTAATGTCAGTAAACACTTAAACCATTTTGCATCCAAAGTCTATCATGAATTTTCAGATATTTTCTTACACTTGTGAAAAGCAATTGGGGAGAAGTATTGTCACCTGACAATAGGAAAAGGTGTTATGCTTGAACTGTGGTCTACTGGTCCAGACCAAACAGTTCAGCAGTAACATGATCCACAATATGAAGCCAATAAAAACAGTAAGATACTTTGCAATTTAATATGGAACTGGAAGCATCGGAGGCCAAATTTGCAGATAGCTTATTTTTTGGCTACACTAATGGATCGTGAGTCTATTCAACGataatacaaaaatttaaaaacaaagaaGATTGTACCTTCTGGTTTTTTACTGCTTGGCCTTTCAGAACATCTTCATCTTTTTGCCTCCTTAAGTTCTTCAGGAGATCTCTGGATGCAAAGTTATTAAAATAGTTCAGAAACTGATTCAAAGAGACCCTTAAATTCCTTCAAtccttatataaaaatataatgaaagaGATTGGCATACCAATCAAAGATGGTGAATAAATATAAGTTATTACCCACGAGTACAAGTATAGtaactaattaaataattgcaaaattttaaaatgcagCTGTGAGctattattataatacttttCCTCACCTTATGATAACTAAACAAAGTACATGCACACGTAATGATCCTTCCAAAGACCTTTGATAAGATATTATTTACTTGCAAAGGAATTGCTAAATATGAAGTAATAAATTACTATGACCTTTAAAAAGTTGAATCCTTCCAAAGACCTTAAAAAAGTAATAGATCACTTTTGTATAATCCCCCATAACCTTCCCTGTTAAGGACCATTGGTCCTTTTCAGAATTTTAACCTAAATTGATAGATTCTAATCACTGTCATTAACTTACTATTTTTTCCCTATGCAGAATTATTCTTAATACAGTTTGttgaataatttaatcaaatgtCTCAATATCTAAGTCTTCTACTCTGCCGACTAATGCATGTATACTTAATTCAGAAGATTATAGTAGTAGCTGGTTGCATGCAGTACGGCTATATGGCCAAGAGCGTGTTTTTGTTTTGCCATCATCGAGTAAGTATATCTTTCTATGCAGCTTGTAACTGCAAGATTGCGGGATGGTATGCATATTGTTTGTCCTAGCAGTGCACAGAACTGCAGATTTTGTGAGTTGTTATCACCAGTATCTTCAATTTTACAAGCATACTCTGTTTGACCAAGTATCGTTTGGAGAAGGGTATGCAGAGTTGTAACTTGtaaccaaaaaaatataaacaaatagaaGAAGAATGCAGGCCTTCAATAAAAGCATGTGTAGCACAATTAGAACACCTAGGTACACCACTACAACAAGAAAATCATGATTGTGTGTTTCTGGAAATCAATAAACATATAAAGAGATGACTTACTGCTCCTCGTGACGAAGCTCCATATATTCCTTCTCTAGTTCTTCAACCTCAGCAATATTCCTCTCTTCATTTTTTGCATTCTCCATCTCCTCATCATCTTCAACTTCTTCCTCCCCACtaatttcatcatcttcatctccatCACTATCATCATCTTTGAATCCATCATCTTCATTGTCTTCATCTCCATCACTCTCATGATCTGCCAGTCCATCACTATCGAACTCAGACCCGTCTCCCTCACTATCCTCCTAAAACAATTAAACCCTTAATACAGATAACACACAAGATCCATAAAGATATCTCACAATCAACATTTCTAACCACTAATATAACAACCCAAGTCCAGCATACTACACCCAAAAACTCACCACGAATTAGTCTAAAAGATCTAGCAATATGTTAGTTGTTGAACTGTACTTGGCTCCAGCCTGCTAATTATATGGGATGTCACAAGCACTCCCATCTTATAGATTTCCCGTTCTCATCGAACTTACACACAAACTTACAGAACTTCAGGGAGCACTTCCAGCCAACCCAACTACCCCAAATTTCCCACTTGGTATACATTAATCGTTGCCTTGTACTTAAAGGCCTCAAACATTCTTTTTATTCCAACCGATGTGAAACGCTACAACTAAACCCTCCCGGAAAAAACTACTTTCTCAAGGACAATCCCCGGAAACAAAACAAACTTGAAATGCATATCTATTATGTATTACAAACGAAGTTAAAGAATTTACTCACATAATCCAGTGTTTCCGCGCCTTGGCTTGTAAAGACATCATCTTCACAGTCAGCCTCTCGCCCCCGTTTCATGGTAAGATTACTGTTGCCAAGCTCGGGTATTAGTCAAATCTAGTGAGCTGAAATCAACTACAACTAGCTAATCAGCTGGTTACAAATCACAGAAGATACAAAAAgattaaagaaaaatagaatcAATCAAAATAGGATACCTAGAAATTGGGGGTTGTGGCTGTGGGCACTGGAgccgagagggagggagagagtcaGGGAGGAGCTGAGCAGGTTGTGCCGTTGTGGTGGGCTCGCGGCTGAGTTCGGAATTAGGGTAGTGAAGCGTGTATATCTGTAATTCTGTAtcagtgtttttttttgttttttttacaaatatgtcTTGTAACTTTACAAATGAGTATGTAAGCCAGGCTCGAACGCAGGACGAGGAGTTATCCAACGGTGcctctcctttcttcttctttttatttttgttaaattatttatatttttaattaattttataatatttatttttatttgtaaaatcactcctttttttaattttgtcaattattatattttattttctaataatgttttaataaaataaggaCCTCTCcatgacatttataattcagtagaagttaaaaaaattatattgatattaataattCAGCGGAActaaaaaaagaaatatatattatttttttcatgtcGGTGAGCTCTAGCTACCcactagggctgagcaaaaaatcaaaaaaaaaccgaacccgaaccaAAATCGGTAAAAACCGAGCCGGAACTAAAACCGAAAATTTATAAACCGAGCCGAGTTCatgggttcggttccggttattaGTTAAAACCGAACTGAaccgattaattaattaattaattattatatatatatataatttataagatttcTTGATAGGTCAGTTTATATCACCCTTATTAAGTTTCAGTCCTGGTGCCTGGCACTTATGGGAAGGAAGGGCTATAGTAGAACCTGCTCTTCTCTGTAATATAGTTTGGTTCTATGTTGGGGTTTAAAGTATCAGTTGTTTAGGTCGCTATGCATGTTTTGGTTTAAGGTTATGCATGCTTAGGCTGCTGCATGTAGGGGTGAAcataaccgacccaacccgcgAAACCCGAACCAAACCAACCCTCTTTTGAACCGATTAAACCGAACCGTTCAAAACCGATAGTTAAATgggttcattttcaaaaaacccgaataaattgggttgggtcagggtttaacatattataaccctcaaccaacccaacccaacccgtttatatacaaaacaaataaattagtttCCGTCACATCATGTTTGTGTTTCATTTGATTGTATTTcagtatttttatttgttttgctgAGTAATATTTGTCTAATTCGTACTAGCTTTTTTTAGTGCACCTGTTAGCTATGTTC
This genomic window from Daucus carota subsp. sativus chromosome 7, DH1 v3.0, whole genome shotgun sequence contains:
- the LOC108196688 gene encoding uncharacterized protein LOC108196688 isoform X1 — its product is MKRGREADCEDDVFTSQGAETLDYEDSEGDGSEFDSDGLADHESDGDEDNEDDGFKDDDSDGDEDDEISGEEEVEDDEEMENAKNEERNIAEVEELEKEYMELRHEEQDLLKNLRRQKDEDVLKGQAVKNQKALWDKTLELRFLLQKAFSNSNRLPQDPIRSSLCDSSSETSEAYSDLITTSKKTLDSIQKLQEALLEKNPTITQGADGTSGKNTKQLKASENLMVEEDQEWSKISEMQSRIVSFRNKAVDKWQRRTQVTTGAAAIKGKLQAFNQSISDQVSAYMRDPSRMVNGMQQRRSAIAIFGTDPETSNITKEEEVNGDPELLDDSEFYQQLLKEFFETIDPTSSEAAFYALKRMQTKKRKVVDQRASKSRKIRYHVHEKIVNFMAPRPMNLPPMAPKLFENLFGLKVQKAA
- the LOC108196884 gene encoding universal stress protein PHOS32, translating into MEAERRVGVAVDFSGCSKKALKWAIDNVARKGDHLILINIQAEGYYEGGEMQLWEATGSPFIPLSEFSDSNVMKKYGVKPDAETLDIVNTAAAQKEFLVLMKIYWGDAREKLCEAVDDIPLSCLVIGNRGLGKIKRAIMGSVSNHVVNNAHCPVTVVKDHHE
- the LOC108196688 gene encoding uncharacterized protein LOC108196688 isoform X2, producing the protein MMSLQAKARKHWIIEGDGSEFDSDGLADHESDGDEDNEDDGFKDDDSDGDEDDEISGEEEVEDDEEMENAKNEERNIAEVEELEKEYMELRHEEQDLLKNLRRQKDEDVLKGQAVKNQKALWDKTLELRFLLQKAFSNSNRLPQDPIRSSLCDSSSETSEAYSDLITTSKKTLDSIQKLQEALLEKNPTITQGADGTSGKNTKQLKASENLMVEEDQEWSKISEMQSRIVSFRNKAVDKWQRRTQVTTGAAAIKGKLQAFNQSISDQVSAYMRDPSRMVNGMQQRRSAIAIFGTDPETSNITKEEEVNGDPELLDDSEFYQQLLKEFFETIDPTSSEAAFYALKRMQTKKRKVVDQRASKSRKIRYHVHEKIVNFMAPRPMNLPPMAPKLFENLFGLKVQKAA